From one Chanodichthys erythropterus isolate Z2021 chromosome 3, ASM2448905v1, whole genome shotgun sequence genomic stretch:
- the cyth3b gene encoding cytohesin-3 isoform X1 — protein sequence MPHKEQQIWDESDVPEDLSLEERDELSNIRRRKKELLDDIERLKFEIAEVMTEIEQLTCVGESKTTQRNKQIAMGRKKFNMDPKKGIQFLLENDLLQQTPEDIAQFLYKGEGLNKTVIGDYLGERDEFNIKVLQAFVELHEFADLNLVQALRQFLWSFRLPGEAQKIDRMMEAFASRYCQCNPGVFQSTDTCYVLSFAIIMLNTSLHNPNVRDKPAVERFISMNRGINEGGDLPEELLRNLYESIKSEPFKIPEDDGNDLTHTFFNPDREGWLLKLGGRVKTWKRRWFILTDNCLYYFEYTTDKEPRGIIPLENLSIREVEEPRKPNCFELYNPNHKGQVIKACKTEADGRVVEGNHVVYRISAPTPEEKEEWIKSIKASISRDPFYDMLATRKRRIANKK from the exons ATGCCACATAAAGAACAGCAGATATGGGACGAGAGTGATG TACCTGAAGACCTGTCCTTAGAGGAGCGAGACGAGCTGTCCAACATACGGCGCAGGAAAAAAGAACTGCTTGATGATATTGAG CGCTTGAAGTTTGAGATCGCAGAAGTGATGACAGAAATCGAGCAGCTCACGTGTGTGGGCGAGAG CAAAACAACACAGAGAAACAAACAAATTGCAATgggaagaaagaaattcaacaTGGACCCCAAAAAA GGGATCCAGTTTCTACTGGAGAACGACCTCCTGCAGCAGACGCCTGAAGACATCGCTCAGTTCCTCTATAAAGGAGAAGGCTTGAACAAAACTGTCATTGGGGATTACTTGGGGGAACG GGATGAATTCAACATCAAAGTGCTCCAGGCTTTTGTAGAGCTCCATGAATTTGCTGACCTCAACCTCGTTCAGGCTCTGAG GCAGTTTCTCTGGAGTTTCAGGCTTCCCGGCGAGGCACAGAAGATTGACAGAATGATGGAGGCGTTTGCGTCCCGGTACTGCCAGTGCAACCCTGGAGTCTTTCAGTCTACAG ACACATGTTATGTCCTGTCCTTCGCCATCATCATGCTGAACACCAGCCTTCACAATCCCAACGTCAGGGACAAACCGGCCGTAGAGCGTTTCATCTCCATGAACAGAGGCATTAATGAGGGAGGAGACCTGCCAGAGGAGCTGCTCAGg AACCTGTATGAGAGCATCAAGAGCGAGCCCTTCAAAATCCCAGAGGATGACGGCAACGACCTCACACACACGTTCTTCAACCCGGATAGAGAGGGCTGGCTACTGAAGTTAG GTGGACGAGTAAAAACTTGGAAGAGGAGATGGTTTATTCTGACCGACAACTGCTTGTACTATTTTGAGTACACGACA GACAAAGAACCACGTGGAATTATTCCTCTGGAGAACCTCAGCATCCGAGAGGTGGAGGAACCCAGGAAACCT AACTGCTTTGAGCTGTACAATCCCAACCATAAAGGACAGGTGATCAAAGCGTGCAAGACAGAGGCAGATGGGAGGGTGGTGGAGGGAAACCACGTCGTCTACAGGATATCAGCACCCACACCAGAGGAGAAGGAGGAATGGATCAAATCCATTAA AGCGAGCATCAGCCGGGACCCTTTCTACGACATGCTGGCCACCAGGAAGAGACGCATCGCCAACAAGAAGTGA
- the cyth3b gene encoding cytohesin-3 isoform X2: MDEDNQVPEDLSLEERDELSNIRRRKKELLDDIERLKFEIAEVMTEIEQLTCVGESKTTQRNKQIAMGRKKFNMDPKKGIQFLLENDLLQQTPEDIAQFLYKGEGLNKTVIGDYLGERDEFNIKVLQAFVELHEFADLNLVQALRQFLWSFRLPGEAQKIDRMMEAFASRYCQCNPGVFQSTDTCYVLSFAIIMLNTSLHNPNVRDKPAVERFISMNRGINEGGDLPEELLRNLYESIKSEPFKIPEDDGNDLTHTFFNPDREGWLLKLGGRVKTWKRRWFILTDNCLYYFEYTTDKEPRGIIPLENLSIREVEEPRKPNCFELYNPNHKGQVIKACKTEADGRVVEGNHVVYRISAPTPEEKEEWIKSIKASISRDPFYDMLATRKRRIANKK, translated from the exons TACCTGAAGACCTGTCCTTAGAGGAGCGAGACGAGCTGTCCAACATACGGCGCAGGAAAAAAGAACTGCTTGATGATATTGAG CGCTTGAAGTTTGAGATCGCAGAAGTGATGACAGAAATCGAGCAGCTCACGTGTGTGGGCGAGAG CAAAACAACACAGAGAAACAAACAAATTGCAATgggaagaaagaaattcaacaTGGACCCCAAAAAA GGGATCCAGTTTCTACTGGAGAACGACCTCCTGCAGCAGACGCCTGAAGACATCGCTCAGTTCCTCTATAAAGGAGAAGGCTTGAACAAAACTGTCATTGGGGATTACTTGGGGGAACG GGATGAATTCAACATCAAAGTGCTCCAGGCTTTTGTAGAGCTCCATGAATTTGCTGACCTCAACCTCGTTCAGGCTCTGAG GCAGTTTCTCTGGAGTTTCAGGCTTCCCGGCGAGGCACAGAAGATTGACAGAATGATGGAGGCGTTTGCGTCCCGGTACTGCCAGTGCAACCCTGGAGTCTTTCAGTCTACAG ACACATGTTATGTCCTGTCCTTCGCCATCATCATGCTGAACACCAGCCTTCACAATCCCAACGTCAGGGACAAACCGGCCGTAGAGCGTTTCATCTCCATGAACAGAGGCATTAATGAGGGAGGAGACCTGCCAGAGGAGCTGCTCAGg AACCTGTATGAGAGCATCAAGAGCGAGCCCTTCAAAATCCCAGAGGATGACGGCAACGACCTCACACACACGTTCTTCAACCCGGATAGAGAGGGCTGGCTACTGAAGTTAG GTGGACGAGTAAAAACTTGGAAGAGGAGATGGTTTATTCTGACCGACAACTGCTTGTACTATTTTGAGTACACGACA GACAAAGAACCACGTGGAATTATTCCTCTGGAGAACCTCAGCATCCGAGAGGTGGAGGAACCCAGGAAACCT AACTGCTTTGAGCTGTACAATCCCAACCATAAAGGACAGGTGATCAAAGCGTGCAAGACAGAGGCAGATGGGAGGGTGGTGGAGGGAAACCACGTCGTCTACAGGATATCAGCACCCACACCAGAGGAGAAGGAGGAATGGATCAAATCCATTAA AGCGAGCATCAGCCGGGACCCTTTCTACGACATGCTGGCCACCAGGAAGAGACGCATCGCCAACAAGAAGTGA